In one window of Methanosarcina vacuolata Z-761 DNA:
- a CDS encoding type 1 glutamine amidotransferase domain-containing protein: MKALIFGADGFEDLELFYPYHRLKEERITTHVASMKKGPIKGKHGYEVNVDIAFKDINPADYGILVISGGKGPEKMRLDENALEITRHFFKENKPVAAICHGPQVLVSAGVIKGRKATCWPGIRDDIIAAGALYEDKEVVIDGNFVSSRSPDDLHAFGREMIKLLK, translated from the coding sequence ATGAAGGCACTCATATTCGGAGCCGATGGTTTTGAAGATCTTGAACTTTTCTACCCTTACCACCGCTTGAAAGAAGAGAGGATTACAACACATGTAGCTTCAATGAAGAAGGGTCCAATAAAAGGAAAGCATGGGTATGAGGTCAATGTAGACATTGCTTTTAAAGACATAAACCCTGCAGATTATGGTATTCTTGTAATATCCGGAGGAAAAGGCCCCGAAAAAATGAGGCTTGACGAGAATGCACTTGAGATTACAAGACACTTTTTCAAAGAAAACAAGCCGGTTGCTGCAATTTGCCATGGCCCACAGGTTCTCGTCTCTGCAGGCGTCATAAAAGGCAGGAAAGCAACCTGCTGGCCAGGGATAAGAGATGATATCATAGCCGCAGGCGCACTTTACGAAGATAAAGAAGTTGTAATTGACGGGAATTTTGTATCCTCAAGAAGCCCTGATGATCTTCATGCTTTTGGAAGAGAAATGATTAAGCTACTGAAGTAA
- a CDS encoding adenosylcobinamide amidohydrolase, whose amino-acid sequence MEYYLKDSTLIIKGDFETVSTGLNGGRARVKYLFNKQVPRTFNPPDPREFVKEEALKLSFEGAYFGLLTAVKMEYLQVIENDYMTAFITAGVSNGSEFRAKVGTINIILISKVRLSETALLGAIITATEAKGLALLEKGYTFLGTNTDAVIVAYEIDSNPGLENEERKEIPYAGSSTDFGRKITEAVIKGVKVGLELRGE is encoded by the coding sequence ATGGAATACTATCTGAAGGACAGCACCCTTATAATCAAAGGAGATTTCGAAACCGTGAGCACGGGCTTAAACGGCGGCCGTGCACGGGTAAAGTATCTTTTCAACAAACAGGTTCCAAGAACCTTTAATCCACCAGACCCAAGAGAATTCGTAAAAGAAGAAGCCCTGAAATTGAGTTTTGAAGGGGCTTACTTCGGCCTTCTTACAGCTGTAAAAATGGAGTACCTTCAGGTAATAGAAAATGACTATATGACAGCTTTCATAACTGCTGGCGTGAGCAATGGTTCAGAATTCAGGGCAAAAGTAGGAACCATAAATATAATTCTGATCTCAAAAGTAAGGCTATCCGAGACAGCTCTTCTCGGAGCGATAATCACAGCCACAGAAGCAAAAGGGCTTGCTTTGCTTGAGAAAGGCTACACTTTCCTGGGCACCAATACGGATGCAGTGATTGTTGCTTATGAAATTGACTCAAACCCTGGCCTGGAAAATGAAGAAAGAAAGGAAATTCCTTACGCGGGTTCAAGCACGGATTTTGGAAGAAAGATTACTGAAGCCGTTATAAAAGGAGTAAAAGTAGGGCTTGAGCTACGGGGAGAATAA
- a CDS encoding transposase produces MSFREIDDVLWESMEPYLPPQKPPTGRPRANLRKLMNGILYVVMTGCTWKDVPRKYGSKSTVHRFHLYLCEHGIYQKIFNELLNKGYDLNKIDLSHCFTDTKDVPAKKGGISATMATKK; encoded by the coding sequence ATGTCATTTCGTGAAATCGATGATGTTCTATGGGAATCCATGGAACCTTATCTTCCTCCACAGAAACCGCCTACAGGAAGGCCACGTGCAAATCTGAGGAAGTTAATGAACGGTATTTTGTATGTTGTTATGACAGGTTGTACGTGGAAAGACGTTCCCAGGAAATATGGATCTAAGTCAACAGTACATAGATTCCATCTATATCTGTGTGAACATGGCATCTATCAGAAGATTTTCAATGAACTTTTAAACAAAGGTTACGATTTGAATAAAATAGATCTTTCTCACTGCTTTACTGATACAAAGGATGTTCCGGCTAAAAAAGGGGGAATATCGGCTACGATGGCCACAAAAAAATAA
- a CDS encoding CooT family nickel-binding protein: MCELNVFLLRGDERERIMDSVARIFVEGNSIQLTGILGDQMTVEGSIREVNFSRGEALILAN, translated from the coding sequence ATGTGTGAACTTAATGTGTTCTTGCTTCGTGGAGATGAGCGTGAGAGAATTATGGATTCCGTAGCAAGGATCTTTGTTGAAGGCAACTCAATCCAGCTTACTGGAATTTTAGGAGATCAAATGACTGTTGAAGGCTCAATTAGGGAAGTTAACTTCTCACGGGGAGAAGCCCTTATCCTTGCAAATTAA
- a CDS encoding transposase: protein MQGLPLSIIIVPANKNDSTLYIPTLKNFNIKRPVGRPVNRPSKVTADAMYDTAKIRKYNRRRGIKSNIPVNKRNRKKKKRGRPIKVDQEEYKKKSIVERFFSWIESCKKVFPRYEIKETSYLGVVMVAAIIRVNELLG from the coding sequence TTGCAAGGTCTGCCTCTCTCGATTATTATTGTTCCTGCAAATAAGAATGATTCTACACTTTATATACCTACACTTAAAAATTTCAATATAAAGAGACCTGTAGGAAGGCCTGTTAACAGGCCTTCCAAAGTAACAGCTGATGCAATGTATGATACAGCTAAAATTAGAAAATATAACAGAAGAAGAGGAATAAAGTCCAATATACCAGTAAATAAAAGAAATAGGAAGAAAAAGAAGAGAGGAAGACCAATAAAAGTAGATCAAGAAGAATACAAAAAGAAAAGCATAGTAGAAAGGTTCTTTAGCTGGATAGAGTCATGCAAGAAAGTATTTCCAAGATATGAAATTAAAGAGACATCATATTTAGGAGTTGTAATGGTAGCAGCAATAATTAGAGTAAATGAGCTTTTGGGATAG
- a CDS encoding DUF3147 family protein: protein MKLDFKDLALRFVFGGTAVAACYIMLQIIPSKSFAGVFAAFPAVMVAAVIMAGHFGSSEQASDIALGASAGMIGCTICVLTAAFCMEHLNSWSLSIIIALLVWFFSSYLSTRLIQGFLGKMKEKRQQKIRY from the coding sequence ATGAAATTAGATTTCAAAGACCTTGCTCTCAGGTTCGTCTTCGGGGGAACTGCTGTTGCTGCCTGTTATATCATGCTGCAGATAATCCCTTCAAAATCTTTTGCTGGAGTTTTTGCAGCTTTTCCAGCTGTTATGGTAGCGGCCGTGATAATGGCAGGACATTTCGGAAGTTCTGAGCAAGCTTCTGACATTGCCCTTGGAGCTAGCGCAGGGATGATAGGCTGCACTATATGCGTGCTCACTGCTGCCTTCTGTATGGAGCACCTTAACAGTTGGAGCCTTTCAATTATCATTGCTCTGCTGGTTTGGTTTTTCAGCTCATATTTATCGACCAGGCTGATCCAGGGTTTCCTGGGAAAAATGAAGGAAAAAAGACAGCAAAAAATACGCTATTGA
- a CDS encoding trans-sulfuration enzyme family protein: protein MEREVKFATKCVHAAEKPDPVFGAHTTPIFQTSTFIFENARQGAARFAGDESGYVYARIPPNTPTHAVLTEKFAALEGGEAGQTFASGMAAITAIALTALKQGDHLISTDVVYGCTYSLFSQVLPGLGIEVSFIDTSKTENVRRAFKPETKMVFLESPANPTLTVCDIPEIARIARENGALCVVDNTFATPYFQRPLELGADLSMSSCTKYIGGHADLLGGIVAGNKDFINRMSEVVGYTGGIMGPHEAWLCIRGLKTLHIRMERHAENAMKVAEFLESRPEVEWVRYPGLPGHPQHELARKQMSGFSGMLSFEVKGGIEAGRKLMDNVKLCSLAVSLGATDTLIQHPASMTHACVPHEVRKSVGITDGLVRLSVGIEDYEDIIEDLKQALEAI, encoded by the coding sequence ATGGAAAGAGAAGTGAAGTTTGCAACAAAATGTGTACATGCCGCAGAAAAGCCGGATCCGGTTTTTGGGGCGCATACAACTCCGATATTCCAGACTTCGACTTTCATTTTTGAGAATGCCAGGCAGGGAGCAGCAAGGTTTGCAGGAGATGAATCCGGGTATGTATATGCCAGAATTCCTCCAAACACTCCCACACATGCTGTTCTCACTGAAAAATTTGCTGCGCTTGAAGGTGGGGAAGCAGGGCAGACCTTTGCCTCGGGAATGGCAGCGATCACCGCAATTGCGTTAACTGCCCTGAAGCAAGGAGACCACCTTATTTCAACGGATGTAGTATACGGATGCACATACAGCCTCTTTTCTCAGGTTTTGCCAGGACTTGGAATAGAGGTCAGTTTCATCGATACCTCTAAAACCGAAAATGTAAGGAGAGCCTTTAAGCCCGAGACAAAAATGGTCTTTCTTGAGAGTCCTGCAAATCCTACGCTTACTGTATGCGATATTCCTGAAATAGCCAGGATAGCCAGGGAAAACGGGGCCCTCTGCGTTGTGGACAACACTTTTGCAACACCTTATTTCCAGAGGCCTCTTGAGCTTGGTGCAGACCTTTCTATGAGTAGCTGTACAAAATATATAGGCGGTCATGCAGATTTGCTTGGCGGAATCGTTGCAGGAAATAAGGATTTTATTAATAGAATGTCTGAGGTTGTTGGGTATACAGGAGGCATTATGGGGCCGCATGAAGCCTGGCTCTGCATAAGAGGACTTAAAACCCTGCATATCAGGATGGAAAGGCACGCTGAAAACGCAATGAAGGTTGCGGAATTTCTTGAATCACGACCTGAGGTAGAGTGGGTCAGGTATCCAGGGCTTCCAGGTCATCCTCAGCATGAACTTGCACGCAAGCAAATGAGCGGATTCAGCGGGATGCTCTCTTTTGAGGTAAAAGGCGGAATTGAAGCCGGGAGGAAGCTCATGGACAATGTAAAGCTCTGTTCTCTTGCTGTGAGCCTCGGAGCTACGGATACTCTTATCCAGCACCCTGCATCTATGACTCATGCATGTGTCCCTCATGAAGTAAGAAAGAGTGTGGGCATAACTGACGGGCTTGTCAGGCTCTCGGTAGGGATTGAAGATTACGAAGACATAATTGAAGACCTCAAACAGGCCCTTGAAGCAATTTAA
- a CDS encoding pentapeptide repeat-containing protein — protein MDIPERKDLRGANLQGADLIEANLQGANLEGANLQEANLRGANLQEANLRGADLFYADLTEANLEGANLQEANIEKATLQLANLHLANFKEANLQGANLQGADFYGANLEGANLQGANLYGADLQEAKLEGANLEGAKLGGVKLERAYLIEANLEGANLEGAKLGGAKLEKAKLERAYLMEANLEGANLEGAKLRGAKLERAYLVEANLEGAYLIEANLEGANLQGTNLTWAYLIGANFKEAKLGGANLEGAHLKEANLERADLKGASLERANLKMAKLEGANLQGANLKMANFERADLKGAQHLSLDQLSKVKTLYDTKLDEEFHIPLKKKYPALFEKPDE, from the coding sequence ATGGATATTCCAGAGCGAAAAGACCTTCGAGGAGCTAACCTTCAAGGAGCTGACCTTATAGAGGCTAACCTTCAAGGAGCTAACCTTGAAGGGGCTAATCTTCAAGAGGCTAACCTTCGAGGAGCTAACCTTCAAGAAGCTAACCTTCGAGGAGCTGATCTTTTTTACGCTGATCTTACAGAGGCTAACCTCGAAGGGGCTAACCTTCAAGAGGCTAACATTGAAAAGGCTACCCTTCAATTGGCTAACCTTCATCTGGCTAACTTTAAAGAGGCAAACCTTCAAGGAGCTAACCTTCAAGGGGCTGATTTTTATGGAGCTAACCTTGAAGGGGCTAATCTTCAGGGAGCTAACCTTTATGGAGCTGATCTTCAAGAGGCTAAACTTGAAGGGGCTAACCTTGAGGGAGCTAAACTTGGAGGAGTTAAACTTGAAAGGGCTTACCTTATAGAGGCTAACCTCGAAGGGGCTAACCTTGAAGGGGCTAAACTTGGAGGAGCTAAACTTGAAAAGGCTAAACTTGAAAGGGCCTACCTTATGGAGGCTAACCTTGAAGGGGCTAATCTTGAAGGAGCTAAACTTAGAGGAGCTAAACTTGAAAGGGCTTACCTTGTAGAGGCTAACCTTGAAGGGGCTTACCTTATAGAGGCTAACCTTGAAGGGGCTAATCTTCAAGGGACTAACCTTACATGGGCTTACCTTATAGGGGCTAACTTTAAAGAGGCTAAACTTGGAGGAGCTAACCTTGAAGGGGCTCACCTTAAAGAGGCTAACCTTGAAAGGGCTGACCTTAAAGGAGCTTCCCTTGAAAGAGCTAACCTTAAAATGGCTAAACTTGAAGGGGCTAACCTTCAAGGAGCTAACCTTAAGATGGCTAATTTTGAAAGGGCTGACCTTAAAGGAGCTCAGCATTTATCACTTGACCAGCTTTCAAAAGTGAAAACACTTTATGATACAAAATTAGACGAAGAGTTCCACATACCATTAAAAAAGAAGTATCCTGCCCTTTTTGAAAAACCTGATGAATAA
- a CDS encoding class I SAM-dependent methyltransferase, producing MYSWDPKLYSSNSSAQKNWGFELLAKLNLKGNERFLDVGCGDGKLSADVAKSLPEGSVLGIDLSEEMITFARNHYPQEKFPNLAFMQANASELTFDSEFDIVFSNAVLHWITAPEAALKGFWKSLKPGGVFLAQLGGRGNAAEILKILDYMLENEKWSSYFRDFVFPYGFYGPEEYGKWLKEAGFSIRRLELISKDMALQGESALFAWIASTWHPYIQQVPQELKEDFISELVTLFVKSYPPDSKGYVHVQMKRLEIEAYLEK from the coding sequence ATGTATTCCTGGGATCCAAAACTTTACTCTTCTAATTCCTCAGCTCAGAAAAACTGGGGTTTTGAACTTCTTGCAAAGCTGAATTTGAAAGGAAATGAAAGGTTTCTGGATGTTGGCTGCGGGGACGGAAAACTTAGTGCTGATGTAGCAAAAAGCTTACCTGAAGGCTCTGTTCTAGGAATCGATCTATCTGAAGAGATGATTACTTTTGCCAGGAATCATTATCCTCAAGAGAAGTTTCCAAACCTTGCTTTTATGCAAGCAAATGCAAGTGAACTTACTTTTGATTCTGAGTTTGATATTGTTTTCTCCAATGCTGTTCTTCACTGGATAACGGCTCCTGAAGCTGCTCTGAAGGGTTTTTGGAAAAGCCTCAAACCCGGCGGAGTATTTCTGGCCCAGCTTGGAGGGAGAGGAAACGCTGCAGAAATCCTCAAAATTCTTGACTATATGCTTGAAAATGAAAAATGGAGTTCTTATTTCAGGGATTTTGTATTTCCATATGGTTTTTACGGACCTGAAGAATACGGTAAATGGCTCAAAGAAGCAGGTTTTTCAATTAGGCGTTTGGAATTGATCTCAAAAGATATGGCTCTTCAAGGAGAAAGTGCACTTTTTGCCTGGATTGCTTCAACCTGGCACCCCTATATACAGCAGGTACCTCAAGAATTGAAAGAGGATTTTATAAGTGAACTTGTAACTCTTTTTGTAAAGAGTTATCCGCCTGATAGCAAAGGATACGTCCATGTCCAGATGAAAAGGCTGGAAATTGAGGCTTATCTTGAGAAGTGA
- a CDS encoding ATP-binding cassette domain-containing protein, producing MGIAYLPQIENIFTNLTVEENLKIAGYILENGEYRDQLDLALEVFPELTTKLKQKGGTLNGGERQFLAIASALIKKAELLILDEPTAMLSPRFANDTFQKILELKETFGLTVLIVEQNVKKALEISDNAYMLMNGRIVFEGKSEELLGHEKFENFCMGI from the coding sequence ATGGGTATAGCTTACCTTCCACAGATAGAGAATATCTTTACTAATTTAACAGTTGAGGAAAACCTTAAAATCGCTGGTTATATTCTTGAAAATGGAGAATACAGGGATCAGCTGGATTTAGCCCTTGAAGTATTTCCTGAACTTACAACGAAGCTAAAACAGAAAGGAGGTACATTGAACGGCGGTGAAAGACAGTTTCTTGCAATAGCTTCAGCCCTTATAAAGAAGGCAGAACTTCTCATACTCGATGAACCTACAGCCATGCTTTCACCGAGATTTGCAAACGATACATTTCAGAAAATTCTGGAGCTAAAAGAAACGTTCGGACTTACGGTGCTTATAGTTGAACAGAATGTCAAAAAAGCACTGGAGATAAGCGATAATGCGTACATGTTGATGAATGGAAGGATCGTTTTCGAAGGAAAATCCGAAGAATTACTCGGCCATGAAAAGTTTGAGAATTTCTGCATGGGAATTTAA
- the ilvE gene encoding branched-chain-amino-acid transaminase, translating into MSELLIYINGDCVPRSEARVSVYDHGFLYGDGVFESIKAYNGRVFKLKEHVDRLYDSAKAIAMDIYLTKDEMTEVILETLRKNNLKDAYVRLVVSRGIGDLGLDPRKCEKPNIIVIAQGWGAMYGNRYEAGIIGVSVCVRRNAPDVLSPNIKSLNYLNNILAKIEANEKGGDEAIFLDQNGFVCEGSADNIFVVKNGKVYTPLTISNLKGITRATVIEVLDQMGYETIEANLGLFDLYTADEIFVTGTLAEMAPLIKVDGRLIGDGKPGPIAKKLARGLKEVTANSGTPIYS; encoded by the coding sequence ATGAGCGAATTACTGATTTATATTAATGGAGACTGTGTCCCCAGGTCCGAAGCCAGGGTTTCGGTCTATGACCACGGTTTTCTCTATGGCGACGGAGTGTTTGAAAGTATAAAGGCGTATAACGGACGTGTCTTTAAGTTAAAGGAACATGTTGACAGGCTTTATGACTCAGCAAAGGCAATTGCAATGGATATTTATCTTACAAAGGATGAGATGACTGAGGTAATTCTTGAAACCCTGAGGAAAAACAACCTCAAAGATGCTTATGTCCGTCTTGTAGTCTCAAGGGGAATTGGAGACCTTGGGCTTGACCCTCGCAAGTGTGAAAAACCAAATATAATTGTCATAGCTCAGGGCTGGGGAGCTATGTATGGCAACCGCTACGAAGCAGGAATTATAGGAGTTAGCGTCTGTGTCCGACGAAATGCACCTGACGTTCTATCCCCGAATATCAAATCTCTGAACTACTTGAACAACATACTGGCAAAGATTGAAGCCAATGAAAAAGGAGGAGACGAAGCCATTTTCCTGGACCAGAATGGCTTTGTGTGCGAAGGTTCGGCAGACAACATCTTTGTTGTCAAGAATGGTAAGGTCTATACTCCTCTGACAATCAGTAATCTAAAAGGAATAACCAGAGCTACAGTCATCGAAGTTCTGGACCAGATGGGATACGAAACTATCGAAGCAAACCTGGGCTTATTTGACCTTTACACGGCAGATGAAATATTTGTCACCGGCACCCTGGCTGAAATGGCTCCGCTTATCAAGGTAGATGGAAGACTGATTGGAGATGGAAAGCCAGGTCCGATTGCCAAAAAGCTGGCCAGAGGTCTCAAAGAAGTAACTGCAAACAGTGGGACTCCGATCTACTCTTAA
- a CDS encoding phosphate-starvation-inducible PsiE family protein, whose product MNIHYKIFMINQKKIFKITIDLVTIIILYILLLALLVGVINLLLNVKSILIGTLGGGLDQIVSGVLTIFILIDLFKTFADFREHEEIRITYVTDATILIVMREIAAGVYGQRFDYQFILGLSTLLLILGIIKALAVKYPSKQ is encoded by the coding sequence ATGAACATCCATTATAAAATATTTATGATAAACCAGAAAAAAATATTTAAAATTACAATTGATTTAGTCACTATTATCATCCTTTATATACTGCTACTGGCGCTACTTGTGGGAGTAATAAATCTCCTCCTGAATGTCAAATCAATTCTAATCGGGACTCTTGGAGGCGGTTTAGATCAGATAGTATCTGGTGTCCTCACAATTTTTATTCTCATTGATCTTTTCAAGACTTTTGCTGATTTTCGCGAACATGAAGAAATCAGAATTACATATGTAACCGATGCTACGATTTTAATAGTCATGCGTGAAATCGCAGCAGGGGTATATGGCCAAAGATTTGATTATCAATTTATTTTAGGCCTATCTACATTGTTGTTAATACTAGGGATAATAAAAGCGCTAGCTGTCAAATATCCATCCAAACAATAA
- a CDS encoding damage-control phosphatase ARMT1 family protein — translation MKMNPRCTYCLLSRVHFQSKLSTDDEDLISKTIKECLEVVTKNYSPDVVSASVATKVHRKCYEVLGDNDPYAVTKKLIDQAALKVLPVAKEKIYENSPENGELFRRAVLASVVANYFDFGIMGFDASEDKFEAAFRKYFEHGLDVDDTPKMLGLMQDVVYIADNCGEILFDTLVFEIIKKLGGKITLVVRGGPILTDVTLEEIKEFEIDNKVDRVLTTGSNAVGVLIEESPAELLQAMKDATLIISKGMANYETLSEHNFGPIAYMLLTKCECVAEDLGLEKDLSIAKLMNYP, via the coding sequence ATGAAGATGAACCCACGCTGTACCTATTGCCTGCTTTCAAGAGTACATTTTCAGTCTAAACTTTCTACGGATGATGAAGACCTCATAAGCAAGACCATCAAGGAATGCCTTGAAGTTGTGACCAAAAACTACAGTCCCGATGTGGTATCTGCTTCCGTAGCCACTAAAGTTCACAGAAAATGCTACGAGGTTCTGGGAGACAATGACCCTTATGCGGTAACAAAGAAACTTATCGACCAGGCTGCGCTGAAAGTCCTGCCTGTAGCAAAAGAAAAGATTTACGAAAATTCTCCAGAAAACGGGGAACTTTTCAGGCGAGCAGTGCTGGCATCCGTGGTTGCGAATTACTTTGATTTCGGAATTATGGGTTTTGATGCCAGTGAAGACAAATTTGAGGCTGCTTTTCGGAAATACTTCGAACACGGGCTTGATGTGGATGACACTCCCAAAATGCTCGGGCTCATGCAGGACGTTGTTTACATTGCCGACAATTGCGGAGAAATTCTCTTTGATACGCTTGTTTTTGAGATCATCAAGAAACTCGGTGGAAAGATCACACTCGTAGTCCGGGGTGGACCCATTCTAACAGACGTGACTTTAGAAGAGATCAAAGAGTTCGAAATTGATAATAAAGTCGATAGAGTCCTGACAACCGGTTCAAATGCCGTAGGTGTCCTGATTGAGGAATCTCCAGCCGAACTCCTTCAGGCAATGAAAGATGCGACTCTTATTATCAGCAAGGGCATGGCCAATTACGAAACTTTATCCGAGCACAATTTTGGGCCAATTGCGTACATGCTTCTTACTAAATGTGAGTGTGTTGCCGAAGACCTGGGACTTGAAAAGGACTTATCCATTGCAAAACTGATGAACTATCCCTGA
- the pncB gene encoding nicotinate phosphoribosyltransferase: MIQSILDNDLYKFTMQLAVLELFPKADAEYRFTNRGSQRFTTEFVEELERTIREDISKLALTEEEYNWLSENCPYLKPMYLEYLKNFRFKPDEVKVCLTEEKDLDIRIKGPWHSTILWEIVLMATVSELYFTTIEKEWNGESQKGCTSESVLAAYENKILEMGKALEENNCLFSEFGTRRRRSSELHDHVMKALAGIKTLTGTSNVYFAKKYGMKPIGTVGHEWIMGTSALVGLRYANRFAFENWIDVYNGDLGIALTDTFGSKAFFKDMDLRLSKIYDGFRHDSGDPYDFVDAVIEHYRKMGIDPMKKLLVFSDALNADTAIQLKKYCEGKINCSFGIGTSLTNNSDFFRESPPLNMVIKLHSIDGIPVVKLSDSPEKETGERDAIRVANYIFGRKGLDE; encoded by the coding sequence GTGATACAATCCATACTTGATAACGACCTTTATAAATTCACCATGCAACTTGCCGTGCTTGAACTTTTTCCTAAAGCTGATGCTGAATACCGGTTTACCAACCGGGGTTCCCAGCGCTTTACTACGGAGTTTGTAGAAGAACTGGAAAGGACTATACGCGAAGATATCTCGAAATTAGCACTAACAGAAGAAGAATACAACTGGCTTTCAGAGAACTGCCCTTACCTGAAACCTATGTACCTTGAATATCTTAAGAATTTCCGCTTCAAGCCAGATGAGGTAAAAGTCTGCCTTACCGAAGAAAAAGATCTGGACATACGGATAAAAGGGCCCTGGCACAGCACGATTCTCTGGGAAATTGTCCTTATGGCTACGGTTTCGGAACTCTACTTCACAACCATTGAAAAAGAGTGGAATGGAGAATCCCAGAAGGGCTGTACTTCCGAATCCGTACTGGCTGCCTATGAAAATAAGATTCTTGAGATGGGAAAAGCCCTTGAGGAAAACAACTGCCTTTTTTCGGAGTTTGGAACCCGCAGGCGAAGAAGTTCCGAACTCCACGACCATGTAATGAAAGCCCTGGCCGGGATAAAAACCCTGACAGGAACAAGCAATGTGTATTTTGCAAAAAAATACGGCATGAAACCGATCGGGACAGTCGGGCACGAATGGATTATGGGTACCTCGGCACTTGTGGGGTTAAGGTATGCAAACCGTTTTGCTTTTGAAAACTGGATAGATGTTTATAATGGAGACCTGGGAATTGCCCTTACTGACACTTTCGGCTCAAAAGCCTTTTTCAAGGATATGGACCTGAGGTTATCAAAAATTTACGACGGGTTCAGGCACGACAGCGGAGACCCTTACGACTTTGTGGATGCTGTGATAGAGCACTATCGGAAAATGGGTATAGATCCCATGAAAAAATTACTCGTTTTCAGTGATGCCCTCAACGCAGATACTGCAATCCAGCTCAAAAAATACTGCGAAGGAAAAATCAACTGCAGTTTCGGCATAGGCACAAGCCTTACCAATAACTCCGATTTCTTCCGAGAAAGCCCTCCTCTTAATATGGTCATAAAGCTGCACAGCATTGACGGTATTCCTGTTGTAAAACTGAGCGATTCTCCGGAAAAGGAAACCGGAGAAAGAGATGCTATAAGGGTTGCAAATTACATTTTTGGAAGAAAAGGGCTGGATGAATGA